A region of Fibrobacter succinogenes subsp. succinogenes S85 DNA encodes the following proteins:
- a CDS encoding ABC-F family ATP-binding cassette domain-containing protein, with the protein MLNVSNVSLQYGSRVLFKEVNLSFKRGNCYGVIGANGAGKSTFLKILSGELEPNTGEVTKDPGERIAVLKQDHFAYENNTVLETVMMGFPELYELGKKRDELYALPEMTEEQGMQAMEIETRFGEIGGYEADSNAAVLLKGLGIPEEFHYNLMSELDGGQKIRVLLAQALFGNPDILLLDEPTNHLDLETVGWLEDYLERFENIVIVVSHDRHFLNAVCTHTCDIDYGKINIYGGNYEFWYAASQLAQKQRKDQNRRAEEKIEELKAFIRRFASNAAKAKQATSRKKLLDKMTVEEMPASSRKFPWVNFKMDREPGKIVLEVKNATVDGGDGIVCKGFDFSLGNQDKVALVGEYDTLKTAFFQLIAEEIKAPDGVLKWGNTISYNYFPKNNDAYFKTDLSLVDWLRQYSKEQDETFIRGFLGRMLFTGEEALKSANVLSGGEKVRCMLSKMMLSNANCLLLDEPTAHLDLEAITALNNGLKAFQGPVIFCSQDHEFVQTVANRVLELTPNGVVDRSITFDEWLETKKTKKK; encoded by the coding sequence ATGCTTAATGTTTCTAATGTCAGTCTCCAGTATGGTAGCCGCGTCCTCTTCAAGGAAGTGAACCTTTCCTTCAAGAGAGGCAACTGCTACGGTGTCATCGGCGCAAATGGTGCCGGCAAGTCCACATTCCTCAAGATTCTTTCGGGCGAACTCGAACCGAACACGGGTGAAGTCACGAAGGACCCAGGCGAACGTATCGCCGTTTTGAAGCAGGACCACTTCGCCTACGAAAATAACACAGTCCTCGAAACCGTGATGATGGGTTTCCCGGAACTCTACGAACTTGGCAAGAAGCGCGACGAACTTTACGCGCTCCCTGAAATGACCGAAGAACAGGGCATGCAGGCCATGGAAATCGAAACGCGCTTTGGCGAAATCGGCGGTTACGAAGCCGACTCCAACGCAGCCGTGCTCCTCAAGGGTCTTGGCATTCCCGAAGAATTCCACTACAACTTGATGTCCGAACTCGATGGCGGCCAGAAGATCCGCGTGCTCCTTGCCCAGGCTCTGTTTGGCAACCCGGACATTTTGCTCTTGGACGAACCGACGAACCACCTTGACTTGGAAACCGTCGGCTGGCTCGAAGACTACCTCGAACGTTTCGAAAACATCGTGATCGTGGTGAGCCATGACCGTCACTTCTTGAACGCCGTCTGCACGCACACATGCGATATCGACTACGGCAAGATCAACATTTACGGCGGTAACTACGAATTCTGGTACGCAGCAAGCCAGCTCGCCCAGAAGCAGCGCAAGGACCAGAACCGCCGCGCCGAAGAAAAGATCGAAGAATTGAAGGCGTTCATCCGCCGCTTCGCATCGAACGCCGCTAAGGCTAAGCAGGCCACCAGCCGTAAGAAGCTTTTGGACAAGATGACCGTCGAAGAAATGCCGGCATCGAGCCGTAAGTTCCCGTGGGTGAACTTCAAGATGGACCGCGAACCGGGTAAGATCGTGCTCGAAGTCAAGAACGCCACCGTTGATGGCGGCGACGGCATCGTCTGCAAGGGATTCGACTTCTCGCTCGGCAACCAGGACAAGGTCGCTCTCGTCGGTGAATACGACACACTCAAGACGGCATTCTTCCAGCTCATTGCCGAAGAAATCAAGGCTCCGGATGGCGTGCTCAAGTGGGGCAACACCATCAGCTACAACTACTTCCCGAAGAACAACGACGCTTACTTCAAGACAGATCTCTCCCTCGTGGATTGGCTGCGCCAGTACAGCAAGGAACAGGACGAAACGTTCATCCGCGGATTCCTCGGCCGTATGCTCTTTACCGGTGAAGAAGCCCTCAAGAGCGCCAACGTGCTCTCCGGTGGTGAAAAGGTGCGCTGCATGCTTTCGAAGATGATGCTTTCGAACGCAAACTGCTTGTTGCTCGACGAACCGACCGCTCACCTCGACTTGGAAGCCATCACCGCTTTGAACAACGGCCTCAAGGCATTCCAGGGTCCGGTCATCTTCTGCTCTCAGGACCATGAATTTGTCCAAACAGTCGCAAACCGCGTTTTGGAACTCACGCCGAATGGTGTTGTTGACCGCAGCATTACCTTCGACGAATGGCTTGAAACAAAGAAGACGAAGAAGAAGTAA
- a CDS encoding CAP domain-containing protein, with protein MNFNLFVNVSKLATCVSLAFALSACYESSGVTYVEPDSYGDLSSSSSEKIASSSSSKKSASSSSSVKAAASSSSSKPASSSSASFSSSAKSSSSAKSSSSSAEKSFFSETWREDCLAKINEYRATENLDPLTLAPEEKQTCTDQEAADDLAENKAHGHFGNCGEGAQNSGPNFNTSWRKTATEATEAFLKMMWEDEKALVTSGERDPDKKEDYSYIGHYLNMKGNYKTVACGIALTEDGKKGWLNINFFR; from the coding sequence ATGAATTTTAATTTGTTTGTTAATGTGTCAAAACTTGCAACTTGCGTTTCTTTGGCTTTTGCTCTTTCGGCGTGCTACGAAAGTAGCGGTGTGACTTACGTTGAACCGGATAGCTATGGTGATTTATCATCTTCATCATCCGAAAAAATCGCCTCCTCTTCATCCTCCAAGAAGTCCGCAAGTAGTTCTTCTTCTGTAAAGGCTGCTGCATCTTCGTCTTCTTCAAAGCCCGCGAGCAGCTCCTCTGCCTCCTTCTCATCCTCTGCGAAGTCTTCGTCTTCGGCAAAATCATCGTCTTCTTCCGCGGAAAAGTCCTTTTTCAGCGAAACCTGGCGCGAAGATTGCCTTGCGAAAATCAACGAATACCGTGCGACAGAAAATCTCGATCCGCTGACGCTTGCACCTGAAGAAAAACAGACTTGCACCGATCAAGAAGCTGCTGATGACCTCGCCGAAAACAAGGCTCACGGTCACTTTGGCAACTGCGGCGAAGGCGCACAAAACTCGGGGCCGAACTTCAATACCTCTTGGCGCAAAACGGCAACTGAAGCTACCGAAGCTTTCCTCAAGATGATGTGGGAAGATGAAAAGGCTCTCGTGACTAGTGGCGAGCGCGATCCCGACAAAAAAGAGGATTATTCCTACATCGGCCACTACCTCAACATGAAGGGCAATTACAAAACAGTCGCCTGTGGAATTGCTCTTACAGAAGATGGCAAAAAAGGCTGGCTGAATATCAATTTCTTCAGATAG
- a CDS encoding ABC transporter permease subunit (The N-terminal region of this protein, as described by TIGR01726, is a three transmembrane segment that identifies a subfamily of ABC transporter permease subunits, which specificities that include histidine, arginine, glutamine, glutamate, L-cystine (sic), the opines (in Agrobacterium) octopine and nopaline, etc.) — MIRKLYLPLLIALFSLALTSCQSEKQTVIPNRVHSISDLGHKKVGVQIGNTADIYASDFGGDTAKIDVERYTKLADAVQALLQGKIDAVMSDDQPAKAFVLQNPSLRILEEVFVEEMYAGVVAKGNEALLDSVNQALEAMKKDGVYDSLFNTYIYRSGNYHYQKKVTEGPKLVVSTNAQFPPYEYYENTKIVGLDIEIVNYIADYLNRTVEIQDIEFDAIINAVASGKADVGFSGFTVTEERKKSINFTTPYTLSKVVVIVRGDQAVESEESFGDHVYKNFVKDSRWKFIVEGLRNTLVISFFAALLGIMIGFVIAQIRTSNEFNGRFKVLNWFAKAYLAVIRGTPMMIQLLIIYYIVFSSVNINKILVAIVAFGINSGAYVSEIIRSGIKGVDPGQIEAGRSLGLKFRTVLYYIVYPQAFKNSLPALTNEFISLIKETSICGYIGLTDLTRGGDIIRSMTYEAMLPLLAVAAIYFIIVAGLSACVAKLEKRLKKNER, encoded by the coding sequence ATGATACGAAAGTTATATCTCCCTCTTCTTATTGCACTGTTCTCGCTCGCGCTCACATCGTGCCAAAGCGAGAAACAGACCGTCATCCCCAACAGGGTTCATTCCATCAGCGATCTCGGCCACAAAAAGGTGGGCGTGCAGATTGGCAACACCGCCGATATCTACGCATCGGACTTTGGTGGTGACACGGCGAAAATCGATGTTGAACGCTACACGAAACTTGCCGATGCTGTGCAGGCGCTGTTGCAGGGGAAGATTGACGCGGTCATGAGTGACGACCAGCCAGCCAAGGCTTTCGTGCTCCAGAATCCGTCGCTTCGCATTCTCGAAGAAGTCTTCGTCGAAGAAATGTACGCGGGCGTTGTTGCGAAGGGCAACGAAGCGCTTTTGGATTCAGTGAACCAGGCGCTTGAAGCGATGAAGAAGGATGGCGTTTACGATTCCCTCTTCAACACGTACATTTATCGTTCGGGCAATTACCACTATCAGAAGAAAGTGACCGAAGGCCCGAAGCTCGTTGTTTCGACCAACGCTCAGTTCCCGCCGTACGAATACTACGAGAACACAAAGATTGTCGGTCTCGATATCGAAATCGTGAATTACATTGCCGATTACCTCAACCGCACTGTTGAAATTCAAGACATTGAATTTGACGCGATTATCAATGCGGTCGCATCGGGCAAGGCTGATGTCGGATTCTCGGGATTCACCGTGACCGAAGAACGCAAGAAGTCCATCAACTTCACGACTCCGTACACGCTCTCGAAAGTCGTCGTGATTGTCCGCGGTGACCAAGCTGTCGAAAGCGAAGAAAGCTTTGGCGATCATGTCTACAAGAATTTCGTGAAGGATTCCCGTTGGAAGTTCATTGTCGAAGGTCTCCGCAACACGCTCGTGATTTCGTTCTTTGCGGCTCTCCTTGGCATCATGATTGGCTTTGTGATTGCGCAGATTCGCACGAGCAATGAATTCAACGGCCGCTTCAAGGTGCTGAACTGGTTTGCTAAGGCTTACCTCGCCGTGATTCGCGGCACGCCGATGATGATCCAGCTCCTCATCATTTACTACATCGTCTTCTCGTCGGTGAACATCAACAAGATTCTCGTTGCGATTGTTGCATTCGGCATCAACTCGGGTGCTTACGTTTCTGAAATCATCCGCAGCGGCATCAAGGGCGTTGACCCGGGACAAATTGAAGCAGGCCGTAGCCTAGGCCTCAAGTTCCGCACTGTGCTTTATTACATCGTTTACCCGCAGGCGTTCAAGAACTCGCTTCCGGCGCTCACGAACGAGTTTATCTCGCTCATCAAGGAAACATCCATTTGCGGTTACATCGGCCTTACCGACCTCACTCGCGGTGGCGATATCATCCGCAGCATGACTTACGAAGCCATGCTCCCGCTCCTTGCTGTGGCAGCTATTTACTTTATCATTGTCGCCGGGCTTTCGGCTTGTGTTGCAAAACTTGAAAAGAGGTTGAAGAAAAATGAACGCTAA
- a CDS encoding amino acid ABC transporter ATP-binding protein, with protein MNANAETLIQVKNLCKSYGDKQILKGISLDIHRGDVIAIIGPSGCGKSTFLRQLNLLEQPTSGDILLDGKSILAKDVSKPSIRERVGMVFQQFNLFKNMTALKNIMFAPVKLGRLSKAEAETRARELLKRVGLLDRADHYPAQLSGGQQQRIAIARAMAMQPEAILFDEPTSALDPEMVGEVLKIMKDLAKSGMTMIVVTHEMSFAREVANRVLFFADGYVKEDGNPEEVFDNPKDTRLKEFLSALKK; from the coding sequence ATGAACGCTAATGCAGAAACTTTAATCCAGGTCAAGAACCTTTGCAAATCTTACGGTGACAAGCAAATCCTCAAGGGTATTTCGCTTGATATCCATCGCGGTGACGTGATTGCAATTATCGGCCCGTCAGGTTGTGGCAAGTCTACTTTCTTGCGCCAGCTGAACTTGCTTGAGCAGCCGACGAGCGGTGATATCCTTTTGGATGGCAAGAGCATTTTGGCGAAGGATGTTTCGAAGCCTTCGATTCGCGAGCGCGTCGGCATGGTTTTCCAGCAGTTCAACCTGTTCAAGAACATGACCGCACTCAAGAACATCATGTTTGCTCCGGTGAAACTCGGTCGCCTGTCCAAGGCAGAAGCCGAAACGCGTGCACGTGAACTCTTGAAGCGCGTGGGACTTTTGGACCGTGCTGATCACTACCCGGCACAGCTTTCGGGCGGTCAGCAGCAGCGTATCGCCATTGCCCGTGCTATGGCCATGCAGCCCGAAGCGATTCTCTTTGACGAACCGACGAGCGCTTTGGATCCGGAAATGGTGGGCGAGGTGCTCAAGATCATGAAGGACCTTGCAAAGTCTGGAATGACGATGATTGTCGTGACGCACGAAATGAGCTTTGCTCGCGAAGTGGCAAACCGTGTGCTCTTCTTTGCCGATGGTTACGTTAAGGAAGACGGAAACCCCGAAGAAGTCTTTGACAATCCCAAGGACACCCGTCTCAAGGAATTCTTGTCCGCGCTCAAGAAGTAG
- a CDS encoding formylglycine-generating enzyme family protein has product MANNEKNSTKNAQNAQGNQKKKNGKRNLVILILMFLLLICLFVVQCQLNKVKQQALEEQKLSELALRQQQILDSLRAEQAKADSLKALEEARIADSLRIADSIRTADSLANLPKVPAVNKDSIRAYRKFRRDSLARVNDSLARIERDRQDSLNKARFADSLRNSDKVPPTAEITPPAGRYYDPIKLKVKCDEIKCKTFVSIGDTLNPQDASKGIEYNKTGSVFFYATDSVGNRSAWEEAKYDMASDNICGKNAYPVPVGGKTVCVDAYEYPNQPDATPKDMVSQEEAARICKNEGKHLCTIEEWQAACRGKDGFKFSYGNGYKQSKCNTNTKAAKRSGRKAQCRSWYGMYDMNGNLWEWTASTSKQHPDKFLVAGGAWNTNNESSCSVSKFSFYPQNQYPSVGFRCCK; this is encoded by the coding sequence ATGGCAAACAACGAAAAGAATTCTACGAAGAACGCACAAAATGCGCAGGGCAACCAGAAGAAGAAAAACGGGAAACGCAATCTCGTCATCTTGATTTTGATGTTCCTTTTGCTCATCTGCCTTTTTGTAGTGCAGTGCCAGCTCAACAAGGTCAAGCAGCAAGCGCTTGAAGAACAGAAACTCTCGGAACTCGCACTCCGCCAGCAGCAGATTCTTGATAGCCTCCGCGCCGAACAGGCCAAGGCCGACAGCTTGAAGGCTCTCGAAGAAGCTAGAATCGCAGACAGTTTGCGCATCGCGGACTCCATCCGCACGGCAGATTCGCTCGCCAATTTGCCCAAAGTCCCGGCAGTCAACAAGGACAGCATCCGTGCCTATCGCAAGTTCCGCAGGGATAGCCTCGCCCGCGTTAACGACTCACTCGCACGTATCGAGAGAGACCGCCAGGATTCCCTGAACAAGGCTCGCTTCGCCGATAGCCTCCGCAACTCGGACAAGGTCCCGCCCACAGCCGAAATCACGCCGCCTGCAGGCCGCTACTACGACCCGATCAAGCTCAAGGTCAAGTGCGACGAAATCAAATGCAAGACGTTTGTTTCCATCGGCGATACGCTCAATCCGCAAGACGCAAGCAAGGGCATTGAATACAACAAGACCGGTTCCGTGTTCTTCTACGCCACCGACTCCGTCGGTAACCGCTCCGCTTGGGAAGAAGCCAAGTACGACATGGCAAGCGATAACATTTGCGGCAAGAACGCCTACCCCGTCCCGGTTGGCGGAAAGACTGTCTGCGTAGATGCTTACGAATATCCGAACCAGCCGGACGCTACGCCGAAGGACATGGTTAGCCAAGAAGAAGCCGCACGCATCTGCAAGAACGAAGGCAAGCACCTCTGCACGATTGAAGAATGGCAAGCCGCATGCCGTGGCAAGGACGGTTTCAAGTTCTCTTACGGTAATGGTTACAAGCAGAGCAAGTGCAACACCAACACGAAGGCCGCCAAGAGAAGTGGCCGCAAGGCTCAGTGCCGCAGCTGGTATGGCATGTACGACATGAACGGAAACCTATGGGAATGGACAGCCTCTACAAGCAAGCAGCACCCGGACAAGTTCCTGGTCGCAGGTGGCGCATGGAACACGAACAACGAAAGTAGCTGTTCCGTAAGCAAATTCAGCTTCTACCCGCAGAACCAGTACCCGAGTGTCGGTTTCAGGTGTTGTAAATAA
- the cdaA gene encoding diadenylate cyclase CdaA: protein MTLFKLFGIIDVRMADILDVLLISVILYYIFLLFRGTRAAQMIFGGFLLILAWLIAQWWELHTLVWMLSNLATLGIIAIVILFQPEIRSALTRIGQSVSKVDLRNILFHASGLDDIAQKICTAVQDLAKTKTGALIVLEKRVGLKNYADTGEYLDARISSRLLRALFFPNSALHDGAVILNCKSIVAAGCILPMPTGNAEGDAGYGMRHRAAKALAAESDALIIIVSEETGKISTAYRNNLRRGLTPKELKAEIFRHWHDLFNEVIEEDQAEGENEAVENKV, encoded by the coding sequence ATGACGCTGTTTAAGTTATTCGGCATCATCGATGTTCGTATGGCTGACATTCTGGACGTTCTCCTCATATCAGTCATTCTGTATTACATCTTTTTGCTGTTCCGCGGGACGCGTGCAGCACAGATGATTTTCGGCGGCTTTTTGCTCATTCTCGCATGGCTCATTGCGCAGTGGTGGGAACTCCATACGCTTGTATGGATGCTCAGTAACCTCGCTACGCTCGGTATTATCGCCATCGTGATTTTGTTCCAGCCCGAAATTCGAAGCGCCCTTACGCGAATCGGTCAGAGCGTGAGTAAAGTGGACTTGAGAAACATCCTCTTCCACGCAAGCGGTCTCGATGACATCGCCCAGAAAATTTGCACGGCCGTTCAGGATTTGGCAAAGACAAAAACCGGTGCGCTCATCGTGCTTGAAAAGCGCGTGGGCCTCAAGAATTACGCAGATACAGGTGAATACCTCGACGCACGAATCAGCTCCAGACTTTTACGCGCTTTGTTCTTCCCGAACTCCGCTTTGCACGACGGCGCTGTGATTCTCAACTGCAAGTCGATTGTCGCCGCAGGCTGTATTTTGCCAATGCCGACCGGTAACGCCGAAGGCGATGCAGGCTACGGTATGCGCCACCGCGCCGCTAAAGCTCTCGCTGCCGAAAGTGATGCCCTCATCATCATCGTCTCCGAAGAAACAGGTAAAATTTCTACCGCTTACAGAAACAACCTGAGACGCGGCCTCACCCCGAAAGAACTTAAAGCAGAAATTTTCCGCCACTGGCACGACCTCTTCAACGAAGTGATTGAAGAAGATCAAGCCGAAGGTGAAAACGAAGCAGTCGAAAACAAGGTGTAA
- the folP gene encoding dihydropteroate synthase — protein sequence MPLVMGIVNVTPDSFFDGGKHNTPEAAYEHAISLVEQGAVILDIGGESSRPGSAPVSLQEELDRVCPVVEALAQTATISEDLDNPGFRKFYISVDTVKAKVAEECMKLGAHIINDISACMMDPKMIETVASTKASVVLNHMRGNFGTMQQDFKPYTNVVQEVQEELLAQVKKLLDAGVEKERICIDPGIGFGKTVQDNIDLMKSVDVMLKDGYPVLIGTSRKSYIGKMPGLETSDRLIPTVTADIIAALGGASVIRVHDVREAKESLLYLEALKSHDAV from the coding sequence ATGCCGCTTGTCATGGGTATCGTGAATGTTACCCCGGACAGTTTCTTTGATGGAGGCAAGCATAACACGCCCGAAGCCGCTTACGAGCACGCTATTTCGTTGGTGGAACAAGGTGCTGTGATTCTCGATATCGGCGGAGAAAGCAGCCGTCCGGGAAGCGCTCCCGTGAGCCTTCAAGAAGAACTCGACCGCGTATGCCCCGTCGTAGAAGCACTCGCACAGACAGCAACCATTTCGGAAGACCTAGACAATCCGGGATTCCGCAAGTTCTACATCTCGGTCGATACGGTCAAGGCTAAAGTCGCCGAAGAATGCATGAAGCTCGGTGCGCACATCATCAACGACATCAGCGCCTGCATGATGGACCCGAAGATGATCGAGACCGTTGCAAGCACAAAGGCAAGCGTGGTGCTGAACCACATGCGCGGGAACTTCGGAACGATGCAGCAGGACTTCAAGCCGTACACAAACGTGGTGCAGGAAGTTCAGGAAGAACTCTTGGCTCAGGTGAAGAAGCTCCTTGACGCCGGTGTCGAAAAAGAACGCATTTGCATTGATCCGGGTATCGGTTTTGGGAAAACGGTTCAAGACAACATAGACTTGATGAAGTCCGTGGACGTGATGCTCAAGGACGGCTACCCCGTTTTGATCGGCACGTCGAGAAAGTCCTACATCGGAAAGATGCCTGGACTTGAAACAAGCGATAGACTTATCCCGACCGTGACCGCAGACATTATCGCTGCCCTTGGCGGTGCAAGCGTTATCCGCGTTCACGATGTTCGCGAAGCAAAAGAATCACTTTTATATTTGGAGGCTTTGAAGTCCCATGACGCTGTTTAA
- the ftsH gene encoding ATP-dependent zinc metalloprotease FtsH, whose amino-acid sequence MNQPKKPAPFKNKNFIIVLIMLLMLFVMFPMTGKDSSKDITRTEFLAMMGDSTKIITELTLQKTPDGVIIEGAYEMSPEEIAEAKKSQSALARFTRNSTDTKNKHFKSHMLDISNEQISTWEAFKGVKVKVIHESTTWIDTLVAFLPAILLIAFFYIMMSRQMGGGGKSPFSFGKSQVRQLNSQKKTTFNDVAGCDEAKQDLQELVEFLKDPKKYDKLGGRIPKGALLVGPPGTGKTLLARAVAGEAGVPFFSMSGSDFVEMFVGVGASRVRDLFETGKKNAPCILFIDEIDAVGRQRGAGLGGGHDEREQTLNQLLVEMDGFTANEGVILIAATNRPDVLDKALLRPGRFDRQIVVGLPDLKGREEILKVHLKKRKVPLGDDVDVKAVAKGTPGLAGADLENLVNEAALLAARFNNKKVTMLDFEEARDKLSMGAERRTLLMTDEEKRHTAYHEAGHALMTLLCKHSDPLHKITIIPRGRALGVTMSLPERDQVSYSREYAEERIMIMMSGRLAELIFFNHQSTGASNDIQRATELARKMVTEWGFDEEIGPVCYSRADGEVFLGREISKPKEMSEMMAEKIDNAINNLIKRMDNKARELLEENKDKLTDLAEALFEFEVLDREEIDKVMAGEKLTGTKKSRQYKAMEELAKKREEENTPPPDPGDQPPVAPIADVQPAPAAGNETATNSVKGNE is encoded by the coding sequence ATGAATCAACCTAAGAAGCCAGCTCCGTTTAAGAACAAGAATTTTATCATTGTTCTCATCATGCTCCTCATGCTTTTCGTCATGTTCCCCATGACCGGGAAAGATTCCAGCAAGGATATTACCCGCACCGAATTTTTAGCCATGATGGGCGATTCAACCAAGATCATTACTGAACTAACGCTCCAGAAGACTCCCGATGGCGTGATTATCGAAGGCGCTTACGAGATGTCCCCGGAAGAAATCGCCGAGGCAAAAAAGAGCCAAAGCGCACTTGCTAGGTTCACCCGCAACAGTACCGACACGAAGAACAAGCATTTCAAGAGCCACATGCTCGATATTTCGAACGAGCAGATTTCGACTTGGGAAGCTTTCAAGGGCGTGAAGGTCAAGGTCATTCACGAATCGACCACCTGGATTGATACTCTCGTTGCATTCTTGCCAGCCATTTTGCTGATTGCGTTCTTCTATATCATGATGAGCCGTCAGATGGGCGGTGGCGGTAAGAGCCCGTTCTCGTTCGGCAAGAGCCAGGTGCGCCAGCTGAACTCGCAGAAGAAGACGACGTTCAACGACGTTGCAGGTTGCGACGAAGCCAAGCAGGACTTGCAGGAACTCGTTGAATTTTTGAAGGACCCGAAGAAGTACGACAAGCTCGGTGGCCGCATCCCGAAGGGTGCTTTGCTCGTTGGCCCTCCGGGTACGGGTAAGACGCTCCTCGCCCGCGCAGTTGCAGGCGAAGCAGGCGTGCCGTTCTTTAGCATGTCGGGTTCGGACTTCGTGGAAATGTTCGTTGGCGTGGGTGCATCCCGCGTGCGTGACTTGTTTGAAACCGGCAAGAAGAACGCTCCGTGTATTTTGTTCATCGACGAAATCGATGCTGTGGGTCGTCAGCGTGGTGCAGGTCTCGGTGGCGGTCACGATGAACGTGAACAGACTTTGAACCAGTTGCTCGTGGAAATGGACGGCTTTACCGCTAACGAAGGCGTGATTTTGATTGCCGCCACGAACCGTCCGGATGTGCTCGACAAGGCACTCCTCCGTCCGGGCCGCTTTGACCGCCAGATTGTGGTGGGTCTCCCCGACCTCAAGGGTCGTGAAGAAATCTTGAAGGTTCACTTGAAGAAGCGCAAGGTTCCTCTTGGCGATGATGTCGACGTGAAGGCAGTCGCTAAGGGAACTCCGGGACTTGCCGGTGCAGACCTCGAAAACTTGGTGAACGAAGCAGCGCTCCTCGCCGCAAGGTTCAACAACAAGAAAGTAACGATGCTCGACTTTGAAGAAGCCCGCGACAAGCTCAGCATGGGTGCTGAACGCCGCACGCTCCTCATGACCGACGAAGAAAAGCGCCACACCGCTTACCATGAAGCAGGCCATGCCCTCATGACGCTTCTCTGCAAGCACTCCGACCCGCTCCACAAAATTACGATTATCCCTCGCGGACGCGCTCTCGGTGTGACCATGAGTTTGCCCGAACGCGACCAGGTGAGCTACAGCCGCGAATACGCCGAAGAACGCATCATGATCATGATGTCCGGCCGTCTCGCCGAACTCATTTTCTTCAACCACCAGAGCACGGGTGCAAGTAACGACATCCAGCGCGCTACAGAACTTGCACGCAAGATGGTGACGGAATGGGGCTTCGACGAAGAAATCGGACCGGTCTGCTACAGCCGCGCCGATGGCGAAGTGTTCCTCGGACGCGAAATCAGTAAGCCGAAGGAAATGTCCGAAATGATGGCGGAAAAAATCGACAACGCCATCAACAACTTGATCAAGCGCATGGACAACAAGGCAAGGGAACTCCTTGAAGAAAACAAGGACAAGCTCACCGACCTCGCCGAAGCGCTGTTTGAATTTGAAGTGCTTGACCGCGAAGAAATCGACAAGGTCATGGCTGGCGAAAAGCTCACCGGTACAAAGAAGAGCCGCCAGTACAAGGCCATGGAAGAACTCGCAAAGAAGCGCGAAGAAGAAAACACTCCGCCGCCTGACCCGGGTGACCAACCGCCGGTAGCTCCGATTGCCGACGTCCAGCCGGCCCCTGCAGCAGGCAACGAAACCGCTACAAATTCTGTGAAAGGAAACGAATAA